CGATGGGTGGTCAGACTGCGCTTAACCTTGCGATCAAATGCCAGGAAGCTGGTATCTGGGAGGAATATGGTGTAGAGATCATCGGTGTTGACATTGACGCCATCCAAACTACAGAAGACCGCGAGCTCTTCCGTAACAAGATGATCGAGCTTGATGTGAACGTGTGTAAGGGACGTACAGCCAAGTCATTCCTAGAAGGAAAGGAAATCGCACAGGAGATTGGTTTCCCACTAGTTATCCGCCCTTCATTTACACTGGGTGGTTCAGGTGGTGGTTTTGTCCACAGTGAAGAGGAATTTGACAAAGCACTGACTAGAGGTCTTCACTTCTCCCCTGTACACGAAGTACTGGTAGAGCAAAGTATCCTAGGATGGAAAGAGTATGAACTGGAGCTACTGCGTGACAACGCTGGTAACGTGATCATCATCTGTTCTATCGAGAACTTTGACCCAATGGGTGTTCACACAGGTGACTCTATCACTGTTGCTCCAGCTCAGACACTGCCTGACACTGTTTACCAACACATGCGTGACCTTGCCATCAAGATGATGAATGGTATCGGTCAGTTTGCAGGTGGATGTAACGTACAGTTTGCAGTAAACCCTGAGGATGACAGCATCGTAGGTATCGAAATCAACCCTCGTGTATCACGCTCATCCGCTTTGGCTTCGAAAGCAACTGGTTACCCAATTGCTAAAATCGCAGCAAAGCTAGCTATCGGATACAACCTTGACGAGCTTCAGAATGCTATTACAGGTACTACTTCAGCATTCTTCGAGCCTGCACTGGACTACGTAATCGTTAAGATCCCTCGTTGGAACTTTGACAAGTTCAAAGGCTCTGACACTAAGCTTGGTCTGCAGATGAAATCTGTAGGGGAGGTAATGGGTATCGGACGTAACTTTCAGGAAGCACTTCAGAAAGCTTGCCAGTCACTGGAAATCAAGCGTAACGGATTAGGTGCTGACGGTAAGGAAATGACAGACCGTGAGGAAATTCTTCGCCGCTTAGAGAACCCTAGTGATGACAGACTTTTCCGTATCTATGATGCGCTGAAACTGGGTATCGCCCTAAAGACTGTTCGCAACCTTACTAAGATTGACAAATGGTTCCTTCACCAAGTTCTGGACATTGTCCTGATTGAGAAGGAAATTCAAAAATATTCGCTGGAAACGCTGCCTAAGGAGCTGATGATGCAAGCCAAAGAAATGGGCTTTGCTGACCGTCAGATCGCACACCTTTTGGGCAAACTGGAAAGCGAAGTATTCAACCGCCGTTACCACGAGCTTGGTATCAAGCGTAGCTGGAAGCTGGTTGATACTTGTGCTGCCGAGTTTGAGGCTAAAACACCTTACTACTACTCAGCATTCGACGACGAAAACGAGTCAGAACCATCTGACAAGAAGAAAATCGTGGTACTAGGTGCTGGTCCTAACCGTATCGGTCAAGGTATCGAGTTTGACTACTGCTGTGTACACGGCGTATTGGCTGCTAAAGAGTGTGGCTATGAGACGATCATGATCAACTGTAACCCTGAGACGGTTTCAACTGACTTCGATATCTCTGACAAGCTGTACTTCGAGCCAGTATTCTGGGAGCACATCTACGAAATCATCCTACACGAGAAACCGGAAGGTGTTATCGTTCAGTTGGGTGGACAGACTGCCTTGAAACTGGCAGAGAAACTGGACCGTTACGGTATCAAGATCATCGGTACAAGCTTCAAAGCGCTTGACCTTGCTGAAGACCGTGGTTCATTCTCTTCACTGTTGCGTGACAACAATATTCCTTACCCAGAGTTCGCAACAGCTCAGACAGCTGACGAAGCACTGGAAATCTGTGAGGAAATCGGCTTCCCGATGTTGGTAAGACCTTCTTACGTATTGGGTGGTCAGAAAATGAAGATTGTCATCAACGAGAAAGAGCTGGAAGACCACATTGTTGACACACTGAGAGAGATCCCAGGCAACAAAGTACTTCTTGACCACTTCTTGGATGGCGCTATCGAAGCTGAAGCAGACGCAATCTGTGACGGTGAAAACGTGTACATCCTAGGTATCATGCAGCACATCGAGCCTGCAGGTATCCACTCTGGTGACTCTTACGCAGTACTGCCTCCTTACAACCTAGGTGACTTGGTAATCGAGCAGATTGAGGAGTACACAAAGAAAATCGCTATTGCACTGGAGACTAAAGGTCTGATCAACATCCAGTTTGCGATCAAGGATGACAAAGTTTACATCATCGAAGCGAACCCTAGAGCATCTCGTACTGTACCATTCATCAGTAAAGCTTACCAAGAGCCTTACGTGAATTACGCTACGAAGGTGATGTTGGGTGAGAATAAGGTGACTGACTTCGACTTCAAACCTGTGAAAGAAGGTTACGCAATCAAGATTCCAGTATTCTCATTCGAGAAATTCCCTAACGTAAACAAGGAATTGGGTCCTGAGATGAAATCTACAGGTGAGGGCATCTACTTCATCGATAGCTTGAGAGACGAGTTCTTCCAGAACATTTACTCTGAAAGAAACCTGTACCTGAGCCGCTAATCTCTTAGCAAACTCAATACAGTAAAAATAAAGAAGCCCAACTAAGTCAATTACTTAAGTTGGGCTTCTCTTTTTATTCGCAATACAATCAATCAATTAGAAAGTCATATAACAGGTTCTCTCCCCTAGCAGTCGTCTGCTGTGCACCATTTGAAAGTCTGAAGACTTCCTTATCCATAAAGCTTTTAAGCTCTGAAAGGTAAAGCTTACCATCTTGATTAAGATCTGCTTTTCCATCCCGCATTCCGTTCAACATACAGTAGGTAAACAAGCCGTTTTGCCATTGGTCTGACTCCAAAGCATAACTATCACCAGCTGCTGCCGAAATAATTTGTATACCAGTTTGATTCTTCAAATTGACGAAAAGCGCCTGCATCAAGGCAAAACTGTTTTTGCTTCCCACTTTTGATTGCTGCCGCTTATTGGAAAGTCCACGGGAAGATACGTCAGCCCTAACCACACCTTGGTCTGTACTTATACCTTCTGTCTGCTTTTTTATAGACGTCTTATCTACCTCACCACTGTGACAAGCATCGATCAGCATCAGCTTTTGCCTTGCTGGGATAGCGGAAAGCAATTGTTCAAACGCTGTGTAAGCAATTCCTTTTTTAGCAGGATCTTCAAAATCCATCTCTTGAGTCGCATACCAAAAATCCAACTCATCATCCAATAACCCATGCCCTGCCACAAACAGGATCACTTTGTCATCTACATGAGTTTTAGTTAGTTTCATTTTCAGTTGCTCCAAACTTTCTGGCGTTAAGCTGTCATTAAATAGTGAATCCACGGTGAGCAATGTATCTGGTATACTCATCTTAAACTGATGGATGACATCCCTCGCATCTTTCACTGGATAAGTCAGATCATAACCTTCCTCTTTAAACGTACTGACAGCCACTGTAATCAAATATGTCTTTGAAGTGCAATCATCATCAAGAAATGTAGTAAAAACCTGCTGAGGAGACCTTAAACCATCTCTATCTTCAACTGAAAGGTGAACCATATTTCTTCCTTGAGAAAGTTCGATGGGAATCATCACCTCCCCAGACTCTGTAGGTGTAATTTGCCACCCTTCTAAACCAAAAACAGGGACACCATTCACTTTGATATGTACTCGTTCCACAGGTCCATTCTCAGAGGCTGTTTTCAGGTGTATGTCCAACGCACGTTGCGTAGTCTTCTCAGGAAGCTCATGCTTATTTAGCAGTTTCACAGTAGGTTTCTTTTTTTCTACATCAAAGGACCTAACTATTGAAGAACCTGTCAATCTTGCAAAACGCTTCGATATAGCTTTTTCAACAACCTGCTGATATTCCCTGTTCTTGTTGCCCATAAAAGCCAATAGCAGGTCAGGTCTGTTATAATACAGGTCAAAGTCATGATACTGCACACCTTTACGACCATACTCAAACCCTAAATTGGGCATCAAAGTCTTCTCAGCCATGTAATACCTGTTATTAAGTATTGCTAGTTGCTTATTTCCTTCATAAAAGAGGTAATGTAATGTCTCTCCATTTGACTTTATAAGGTAAAACTCATTTTCATTGTCAAACTGATAAGCATCGATTGAAGGGTGGTAGCTCATATGTTCAACACCGGAAGCCACCTCAATATCTTTTATCACTTCCCCACTTACCAAGTCCATCAATCCAAAATGGTCATAACTATCAAAAGCTAACAGGTTAGCACCTTCTCGGATGCAAAAATCTGCGATATAGCCTATTTTTTTCACTTCTTCCAGCTTGGGTTTTCTTTCCAGATCACTAACGCTCACCAACCTGCTTTCACCCTTCTTTTCACGCTCATCAAAGTACTCGTAATAGAACAATGTATCTGTTCCTTTTTGAAACTTCACTCCACCTGAAGTTGTACTATTTAAAGTTTTCTGATAGACTGTCTTATTGGTTTGCAGGTCAAATACATGGATTTTAACTTTCTTGGTCAGCCCTCCTGATGCAAAAGACACAAACTTGCCACTTGATGAAATAGCTATATCAGTACCCAAAGCCAACTCTTCCTTAGCCAACACACTATAAGTACCATTTGAAAGCTTGTAACTCACAATGCCATACCTATCATTGTCAAACCTTACATAAAAGACCAAGTGATCATTGTCAGGACTTTGCTCAGTACGGTATATTTCAGAAATATTATTGTCAGGTAGCGTGTAGAGCCTTATATCTGAAAGAAAATTTTGTTCATCCAGTTGAGCAAAATCCAATTGCGTAGAATCATTCATAATTTTGGACGACTCAAAGGATGCCACCTTAAACCTTTTTCTGCCAAAGTTCTCCTGAATAAAAACAGCTTTACTACAACCTTCATTTAAATAGACCGCCATTCTTTCCAGTTTCAAGGTTTTTGGCAACAGTCTATTGGAAGCATATAACAAGAGGGTTTCATTGCTTAAAAAAGCATTCTTTGGAGCTAACTGCCTAATCAAGATCACATTACCATCAACATCATGAAAAACGTGATGCTGTACCTTATGTGACATTGCATTTTCCTGACTCAGATTGGCATATTTTGGAAACTGAAAGGACACCTTATCCTTTTTTAAGTCATATAAAGAAAGGTCTGTCTCGATATTGATCATACCCAACCTTCCATGTGAAAAAACCAGCCCTGACTTATCCTGATTCAGTAAAATAGATGAGACAGACTCATACGCATCCATGTTTAAGCTTTTCAGCTCAAAATCTGTCGTACTGATCTTGATTACCTTTCTATAACCATAGTTTACATAAAAGCTTTCCCCGTCAAACGCCACCGACTTCACTACATTACTAGGATTGTAAGTCATAAAGCCGTTCTCCTGCTCTTTAGGCTTATCTACAGGTAATTGGACTTCCTTAATTTGTGTTCCAGAAACTACTTGACCAAAACGCAACTTTCCTTCACCAATACCGAAGCTGTAATCTTCCTGAGAGGACGGAATAACCAAAAACCGATCATTTGAAAAACATTTCAGGTAAAATACAGGCTTGTCAAATAGCGCAAAGTCACCCAAGACATTTAAAGATGTATCAAACCGGTAGACAGCTCCCTTATTATTACCTAACAACAACTCGTTTCTGTCTGCATTAACCTCTAAAGCTGTTACCTCATAATCCAAGTCTACACTTTTGGTGATTGTACCTAACTTTCGGTCAAAGATGAATAAACGCCCCATGTCAGATGTCTCATAAAGCATTTGTACATGCTCAGGATAAATCTTTGTAGCTATCACCACTTTGTCTTGATCCCAAGGCAACACTTGAAAAGTATAAATGTATTCAGGATACTCCAGAAGGTTAAAAACGGTATCCGCACTACTATCTATTGGATTATATGCCACAATATCTCTAGTTGAGGCTACCCAAAAGATCCCTGAATCAAATAAGGAAACTGCATTGGATATCTGATTACTGCCGTGGTCTACATGTACTTTACCCAGTAAAATATTAGAAGCTTGGTCATACAGCGCAAAGTCTTTTTGAACACTCCCCTCCTGAATCAAATAATAGGCTCCATTTTGACTCCTGACCATTGATTCAATACCCGAAGAAATATTAGTTTGCAGTACAATGTTAGGTTCCTGACCAAACACAAAACACGAAAGCAAGGAGCACAAAAGTGTTATGCCAATAAATGAGAATCTCATCATGATTAGGGTATTTAGTTTTTAGCTATTGGCAGGCAGTTTAATTATATATGACTAAATATGGAAATCATATAAAATAAAAAGGCTTCACCCTAATTGAGTAAAGCCCTTTTAAGCTCATTTATCTTAATCTCTATTTATTCCTTGATCTCTACTGGTAAGAATCCTGTAGAGTAAACCAAATCAATTCTTGCTGTCTTTCCTTCCTGCTCGGACTTAATACGTTCCAGCAACACCTCCGCATCACCTATTTCGACATTGCTCAATAGGTCAGGTCTTACGATCAGGCTTTGCTCTCCCGAAAATGGTGTTTCTACACTCAATAGTTCACCATTAGGCGTCTTAAGTATCAATCTTACACGTTCTCCTTCCCCAACAGGTTTGCCTTCCCACTTCAACTCAAACCCATCAGCTAAAGAAATGCTATTAAAATTCTCTGGAAGACTCAGCTTCTGTACCTGTTCCAATGAAAAGATTTTTTCATAATGGAAGCCGTCAGGACGGTTAAGGTCAAAGTCAACCGCATGGCTTACTCCTTCAAATGACTTATGGTAATTGAAGTAGTCATCTTTGGAATAGTTCATCTCTTCTCCCATTGCCAAAATAGTAGCATCATCCGCAAGTTGAAGGAAACCACCAGTATCAGCATCAAAAAAAGATGCACGAATGTATGTCATCGCAGGCTGTTCCTGAAACTCCACCTGCAATACCTGTTCAGCGCCTAGAGGCACTACATCTTCAGCTTTCTCATCACAAGCTAGCAGAAATAGCACCAAGCCTCCTATCAAAAGCAAGTGCTTCAGGAAATCCCACCAAATTGGCTTTTCCATATTCTGAATGATTAATCCCGTCCCTTTATTAACTGCAATATTAAATTACTATAGTTACAAATAAATACATTAACTAACTGAATACAAATCATTTAACACGCATTATGATAACAATTAACACAACACGATTTTTTTAACAGAAAAAGCCTCTCCTATTGAAGTGGCTTTAACATAAATGATAAGTTATATATTTCTAGAACTGATAAGACATACCTATATTGGCAACTCCCTTGTACCCAAAGCCCACTTCTGTAAACCCTGCTATCCGCTTTCCATACCTTAGCCCTATGGCATTCAACTGAAAGTTGATATGACCGATTTTTTCATCTACATACTCTAACATCATCTTGTTTCCCGGGTCAGGTATCATCTCTCCAAAGCCATATGTATACCCCAAACCTAAGCCGGAATACATCTGAAACTTTTCATGTCTCAAGTAATAATAGCTCACTTCTGGAGCCAAAGTGACCATATGCCTTTTCGACTCTCCTACTTTACTTCCTCCTACATGTACCTCTGCACTACTATGGTCATAGCTTGAAGCCAAGTTCAAGGTCCATTTTTCGTTGACAGTATACCGATATGTCAGGTTCAGGTTGCCACGCAATGTTGCATTCTCCCTGAGATAAGGGTTATCTGTTTCGATTTTAGACATCAGGTTAGGATAGGTATCCAAAATCTGACTTGTCGTAAGGATTCCTGTACTTAAGGAAAGCTCATGCTTTTTGTCTTGAGCATTAACAAAAACTGAAGCAAAAAGAGAGGCAAGCAGCAGCAAAAAAAATTTATTCATAGTTAGTCTTGTAAAGTAATATGGTAGGATTGGTTTGTTATTTTCTATAATGACTACAATGAATAGGACAGAAACAAATACAAATAATCTTATTAACAGACGTATTAAAACATTCTAAATAATATCTAGATAAAGTACTGAAAAACATCTCCATTATACTTTTCTACACAAGCCTCATACTGATTACAAGACACCTATTTAAAATTGGATTTCAAATCAAAACCAATCAAATAAAAAAGGCCTGCATACCCACTGGTATACAGGCCTTTTACATTGAAACTTTGTAAAGTATTACTCTACTTCAACAGGTTCTTCTGCTTTTACCAATGTCATCTCATCAACCAGTCTTTTTGCACCGCCAAACTTGTCAATTACAAAAAGTACATACCTCACATCTACTACGATGTTACGGCACTTCTCTGGGTCAAACATGATATCAGACATCGTGCTTTCCCATGTACGGTCGAAGTTGATACCGATCAACTGCCCTTCCGCATTGATAACTGGGCTTCCTGAGTTGCCGCCAGTAGTATGGTTGGAACCAGTAAAACACACTACCAACTCATCACCCTGACCATAGATACCATAATCCTTAGTTTCATAAAGCTTCACCAACTTTTCAGGAACATAGAACTCATGCGTTTTAGGTACATCTGTTCTACGCTTCTCAATCACCCCCTTCAAAGTAGTGTATGGCAAGTACTCAATACCATCCTGTGGCTCCGAGCCTTCTACTTTTCCATAAGTAACACGCAAAGTCAGGTTTGCATCTGACCAGTATTTCTTGTTAGGGAAAAACGTCTGAAGTCCTTTTACATACTTTCGCATGTTCTTGTCAATCTTGGCAGAAAGTTCCCCATATTCCGACCTGATTTTATCGTTGTAAGTTGCTGTTATTTCTTTTGACAGCTTGAAAGCAGGGTCTGACTTCACTTTCTTACCTACAG
This portion of the Limibacter armeniacum genome encodes:
- the carB gene encoding carbamoyl-phosphate synthase large subunit codes for the protein MPRKKHINSVLIIGSGPIVIGQACEFDYSGSQAARSLREEGIEVTLINSNPATIMTDSVTADNIYLKPLEKKSIIEILEKHKIDAVLPTMGGQTALNLAIKCQEAGIWEEYGVEIIGVDIDAIQTTEDRELFRNKMIELDVNVCKGRTAKSFLEGKEIAQEIGFPLVIRPSFTLGGSGGGFVHSEEEFDKALTRGLHFSPVHEVLVEQSILGWKEYELELLRDNAGNVIIICSIENFDPMGVHTGDSITVAPAQTLPDTVYQHMRDLAIKMMNGIGQFAGGCNVQFAVNPEDDSIVGIEINPRVSRSSALASKATGYPIAKIAAKLAIGYNLDELQNAITGTTSAFFEPALDYVIVKIPRWNFDKFKGSDTKLGLQMKSVGEVMGIGRNFQEALQKACQSLEIKRNGLGADGKEMTDREEILRRLENPSDDRLFRIYDALKLGIALKTVRNLTKIDKWFLHQVLDIVLIEKEIQKYSLETLPKELMMQAKEMGFADRQIAHLLGKLESEVFNRRYHELGIKRSWKLVDTCAAEFEAKTPYYYSAFDDENESEPSDKKKIVVLGAGPNRIGQGIEFDYCCVHGVLAAKECGYETIMINCNPETVSTDFDISDKLYFEPVFWEHIYEIILHEKPEGVIVQLGGQTALKLAEKLDRYGIKIIGTSFKALDLAEDRGSFSSLLRDNNIPYPEFATAQTADEALEICEEIGFPMLVRPSYVLGGQKMKIVINEKELEDHIVDTLREIPGNKVLLDHFLDGAIEAEADAICDGENVYILGIMQHIEPAGIHSGDSYAVLPPYNLGDLVIEQIEEYTKKIAIALETKGLINIQFAIKDDKVYIIEANPRASRTVPFISKAYQEPYVNYATKVMLGENKVTDFDFKPVKEGYAIKIPVFSFEKFPNVNKELGPEMKSTGEGIYFIDSLRDEFFQNIYSERNLYLSR
- a CDS encoding caspase family protein, giving the protein MMRFSFIGITLLCSLLSCFVFGQEPNIVLQTNISSGIESMVRSQNGAYYLIQEGSVQKDFALYDQASNILLGKVHVDHGSNQISNAVSLFDSGIFWVASTRDIVAYNPIDSSADTVFNLLEYPEYIYTFQVLPWDQDKVVIATKIYPEHVQMLYETSDMGRLFIFDRKLGTITKSVDLDYEVTALEVNADRNELLLGNNKGAVYRFDTSLNVLGDFALFDKPVFYLKCFSNDRFLVIPSSQEDYSFGIGEGKLRFGQVVSGTQIKEVQLPVDKPKEQENGFMTYNPSNVVKSVAFDGESFYVNYGYRKVIKISTTDFELKSLNMDAYESVSSILLNQDKSGLVFSHGRLGMINIETDLSLYDLKKDKVSFQFPKYANLSQENAMSHKVQHHVFHDVDGNVILIRQLAPKNAFLSNETLLLYASNRLLPKTLKLERMAVYLNEGCSKAVFIQENFGRKRFKVASFESSKIMNDSTQLDFAQLDEQNFLSDIRLYTLPDNNISEIYRTEQSPDNDHLVFYVRFDNDRYGIVSYKLSNGTYSVLAKEELALGTDIAISSSGKFVSFASGGLTKKVKIHVFDLQTNKTVYQKTLNSTTSGGVKFQKGTDTLFYYEYFDEREKKGESRLVSVSDLERKPKLEEVKKIGYIADFCIREGANLLAFDSYDHFGLMDLVSGEVIKDIEVASGVEHMSYHPSIDAYQFDNENEFYLIKSNGETLHYLFYEGNKQLAILNNRYYMAEKTLMPNLGFEYGRKGVQYHDFDLYYNRPDLLLAFMGNKNREYQQVVEKAISKRFARLTGSSIVRSFDVEKKKPTVKLLNKHELPEKTTQRALDIHLKTASENGPVERVHIKVNGVPVFGLEGWQITPTESGEVMIPIELSQGRNMVHLSVEDRDGLRSPQQVFTTFLDDDCTSKTYLITVAVSTFKEEGYDLTYPVKDARDVIHQFKMSIPDTLLTVDSLFNDSLTPESLEQLKMKLTKTHVDDKVILFVAGHGLLDDELDFWYATQEMDFEDPAKKGIAYTAFEQLLSAIPARQKLMLIDACHSGEVDKTSIKKQTEGISTDQGVVRADVSSRGLSNKRQQSKVGSKNSFALMQALFVNLKNQTGIQIISAAAGDSYALESDQWQNGLFTYCMLNGMRDGKADLNQDGKLYLSELKSFMDKEVFRLSNGAQQTTARGENLLYDFLID